The genome window tcatcattatcttattcaaatgaccttgtgagctataaatagtaacgtcgccgAATGCTATTGTTAAACCTGTATTTTCCTGCGAACCACGCAGAAGACGTGATGCTGATCGATCGAGTCGGAGAACCGCCATAGTGGTCGATCAAACCCATTGTTCAAGCGAACAGTTAAAAAAAGTGCAAGTAAATGATACTTTGATTTAGAtgttgttaccatggttactagaTCTAGCCTGACTGTTGCCTGTGtaacagaaatttaaaaaagggAAGATCTTATGGTTCAAATTGAGGGTTAACCTGGAACAAATTGCAATTTATGTTAGTTTCCTTTCAGATGCTGCACGTATTTGTCGTTGGATCAACATCAGCGGTGAGCGAGTGTGATCATGTGGCATTTGTTCAAAAAAGTGATGTCACTAACTTGGCGTTGACGCCGTGGCTAACTTTTTTGAACACccagtgtaacgtttttgagtgtttccgtttgaAACGCTGAAGGTCAGATTGTcacgtttttttgtttttccctTCATTGAAAAGTCATCTCTAGCTGTCTcatgtatggaaacactgaaatgggaaacaaccacagatttTACATCGGTATCACGTGTAATGCCGCGTGGATAAcccggtacatgtatatctacacAGTCTAGAAGTTGTCGTTTTATTCCTGATATACTAAATTTCCCAAAATCCGGTATAATTTACTTTTTGTctgctgaagaaaaattttCACTTTTGTTTAAGACCTTCCCTGATGGTTATACGGAGGCCAGGAACGCTAGGACGTATGATCGTTTCTTCGGGAAGGAGAAGTTAAAGCTTTGGGTCATCTGGACGGACCTGGACGGGAAGGATTTTTATTTCGACTATCCAGTCGAAAAAGATGGCGTGCCGAAGTGGCAGGATCGGGACAAAGTATACAATAGAACTTTCCCTTGCGGAAGCAGTGGTGTCAGGTATACCCTACGGATGAACTTATCACTCAATTCCTAAATTCTCAGccatcagaagaaaaaaactcaTAGGGCCTACTGCagatagtctttattcatttttGCTAATATAGACCGAACCAAAAGTAACAACCACTTCGATCTTCACCCCTGAATCACCTGCCCCTGAATGAGACCCAACGTCTTCCCCTTTAGTGGAAGGCCGTTCGTGAGAACTTATTTATCATGTGTGCAAATTTGCGGTATTTGTATATTTGTCCATCTGTCTGCTCAACGCCAATATTGAAATTTGTATCAGTTCTTATCAAcccaattggaaattttcaaatttagatACATATTTGTTATCATTAAGTATTCTGTTAATAATTTGCTCTTCCAGATTCCTTCACGAAGGAGGCAAGGAAGTGTTCGCGGTCCACCCGGACTGCTCCATATGCATGGCTTTCTTCGCTTATCTACGCCCGGCAATGTACCAACCACATGGCCTCAAAGTGGAGCTCCGATGCTACATAGAAGATAGAGAGGCACCGACGGCAGCGTCATCCATGGATAGGTCTTACATTACTTGTGATAGTTATAAGCACGTTCCCGCCTGGATTTTATATTTTATCATGCCAGTTCTTATCATGTTAACGAATTACACCTTacaatgcaatacatgtattatggttGAATGACATCACGGACTTGTAATATGCGAAAAAAGAAAGTGCcgtatagtgcagttattatgcaggAAAATTCACTTGGCATTTAAAGTATTTGTGTATCAGTACATATATTTAAGTTtaatttttacatttttgaatGGCCACAGCTAGGACTTGGCCATCTCGGAGTCTCAGGTGTTTATGATAGGCCCGTAGTTAATTGCTTTGAATTGATGAAACAGAAAAGACTTGTTGTCCTTGATAAATGTTGTATGTATTTAGATATtttgcaatatacatgtatacttgtaTTGGACGATGTTCACTGCTGTTGCCTTTAATCATTTGGATAGTTTTAAGAGAATGATCACTGCCCTGTAGTTTCTTTACTACCCCTGGCCTTCCAAATGGCTGCTGGTCGCCTCTCGCCAGCTCAGTGGCGGATTAAGGGgtgacccccctccccctccccattTTGGTTGGAATATTCAGAAAATGGCTACAGATAGTTGAAAATCCCATGTTTGTCATCTCAAGATAGATAAAACAGATACGGTATACCCTCGTCGTCCTGAATGATGTGTCGCTTTCTCAGCCTTTATGCATAGATACCTGTAGTTTGAGGAGTGGAAAAGACAAAATCAGAGACTGAGAGAATACGCCCGCCCTCATTACCGCACGGGTCcatttttgaatttcccgcccgGGTTTTCGCGCCAAAAGAACTTGTCCGACCTCGTGTTCAGGTTCTACGGCTACCCTGGGCACGGGTTTGTTTGGCTGATTCAGCGTATTCCTGAGCATGAACGAAGCAAGATGGAGAAGTTGAGACGGAAACTGACAGAAATCGATGAAAAAATCCACGATTTTTCCGATTTAACGGCTGATGAACTTGTCGATCATGGGTTGAAAGGTGAGAAATTGTCGTAGGAAAGTATTTAGCAGTTCTTTGGTATGTAAATGCGAGTTTCTCTCAGACTAATGATGTATTTTGCAATGACGTGTTGGTCACTGGGTGTAACAGAAATGTAAGTCCCCTGGATTGCAAGTCCAATTGTTCGGTACGATGGACTTTTGGATCAGAACTGGCCAGGATTTGTATGTCGCTTACGAAGCACTAGCAAAAATCTCAGAAACAAgtttttgtgacattttcattACAAAGTAGGACATAACTGGAGACTGTCTACCCGGTACTCGTACTCTTAACTATAAAGTAAGACTAAGAGCATGTTTGATTTTGGCTTCCCCTCGAGTGGGACTTGCAGACTTTGACAAAGACTTCTAGTTTAACACTGGGAGTTATTCATAAGCCTAATTCTTATTTTTGACTCTCAGACATTACCTTACGACCGTATCAACTTGATGGTGTCAATTGGCTGGTCCAGCGCTATCACCGTGATCATGGCTGCATCCTTGGTGATGAGATGGGGCTCGGAAAGACATGTCAGACAATAGCGTTTCTTGTCTACCTCCACGGAAGCAAACAGTCAACTGGTCCCCACATGATCTTGTGCCCACTGTCTGTGATTGCTAATTGGCAGACTGAAGTTGCGAAGTAGGTGCAAAATGTGGTTAGCTAAAGTTTCTAGttctttttgaaattgatagACCGTTGTTTGCGAGACACTGTTTCGGGACAATTTCACAATCAGGTTTGAAAACTGTTTATTGAACAACTGGGGACAATTTCAAATGGCGAATTTGCAGTAACACAATCAAAAGATTGCTTCTGAATGATGATTAGGAATGATAAATAAATTTTTCCCATCATGTGTATTTTCCCAACAGGTTCGCACCGTGTCTGAATCTTGTGACCTATCTTGGAGACAAAGACTCGAGGGCAGAACTGAGACATAAGATCAAGAAAAGGAAAAGACAAGATGGGGTGTTTCATTTCAACATCCTTTTGACCACCTATGAGGTTTGTTTAGATtgggacaatgggtgatatgagtaaagactagcaaatgctttcacttaaaacatcatgtacatttacacttgatGTATCTGTACAAAACCTGAAGTAAAAGCATATTCTGgtcttcattcatatcacccaatactAATAGAATGTCCTTATTTTTGACACAAGGGCACCAACAAATTCTGtctttgaagaagaaatatgatgatgatgatgccaattgaatagaaatgaccaCTTTTGGAATTAAATCAGTTATAGAGAGAGTGACTGTTGACAAACAGGATTTTGAACTACCTGTAGCCTTACGAAATATTCCAAGAAAAGAAGATCTGTCAGATTCAGATGGATTCAAAAGTTCTCTTTGTGTCCAGACTGCGCACAATTAGCCTGCACAGACAAATCAAACCACAACACTAAAAGCCTTATTCTTTCCTCTGTGCATGTTTCAGATTTGCCTAAAAGATGAAGAATTTCTACAGAAGATCAAGTGGCACACCCTGGTTGTGGATGAAGCTCATCGGCTGAAGAATCAGAAATCTCTACTCTACCAAACATTACTACAGGTATATGAACACCCTCTGTTTAGGTCATAAATTGAAGTCCATATATCAGTATCAGTATATTGTAATGTGCATATTTTCAGTGAAGAAAGTTGGCCAGCCTTGGTAATTGCTTTTGAAGTATCTTATGGAATCTCCAGATAAATATACTTGTTTCCTTGCAGTTTGAGATTGACCACCATCTGCTGCTGACCGGCACACCTGTTCAGAACAACCTCAAAGAACTCTACTCTCTCCTTGCCTTTTGTGCCAATGTTGTGTTTAAAGTCAGATATGAGGAGGAGTTTGTGCAGACATTTACAGATGCCAGTGAAAAAGGTATTGTCTGCTGCCACAAACTGATATTGTAGGTTGTCTGCTCCTGTCAATGAAATTGTTTGGTATTTGAATATATAATATGCAGGGATGTAAAATCTTCGTTTATAGACGAATTTcattggttttgctaatgtgaaAGCTTTCAAAGTTGACAGCAGAAATCGTAATGGTTTTATGCCTTCTCTCTCTATAGAACTTTTAAGGACATAGTTTTACAGTTTTTGTTCTGAGCTTAGCCACCATTCCTTTGTGTATAAAACAGCACTTGTACATGTGTATTTACAGGTGTTTCTGAACTCCATGACCTCCTAAAACCATTCCTCTTGCGACGGATCAAAGCAGAAGTTGTCAAAGATCTGCCATTCAAATCTGAAGTCCTGCTATACCATGGCTTGTCTGACCTACAGAAGAAGTACTATAAGGCTATTTTAACCAAAGACCTAGGTGAGATTATGAGATGATATATCATTCACCAAACTTTACTACTGTCGATGTTGCAGAGAAAAAGGAACAGTGATATTAAGTGCAATCAAAACTTTGCTTGgctttggcatgtttgggaCATTGTAGACAACACTTGAATTTTCTCTCAGTTTGATATAAGTATTCTGGACAAAGTATGATTAAAATAGTTCTTATCCCTACTTTTCAGAGGCATTCGACAATGACAGTACTTCCCACCCAGTGAATAGGACGAGCCTGATGAACATATTGATGCAGCTGAGGAAGTGTGTCAACCACCCATACTTGTTTGATGGTACGATCATCAGACAACAAGTCCAACAAATTCCTGGTCGTTAAATGCAGGATTGGAGGATAAACATCTGTTCTGTCCTGTCATCAGATTCAAGGGTATATGGTGGGACATAACATATAATATGCATTCATTGTGTGATCTGCTGAGAAAATCCTGCAATAAATCAATAAGTTACAACAAATTTTTGAGTTTTCATAAGATTTGAATTAAGTTAGAACCTATCAGTCGAGTCCATAATAATAAACGTTTCTATCTCATGTTATTCTTACTCTGACCTTGTCAAGTTCATTTTCAAGGAGTTGAGCCTGAACCATTTGAATTGGGTGAACACTTGGTAGATGCCAGTGCTAAGCTCATCACCATTGATAGATTGTTAGCCTTCCTCAAACCTCGAGGACACAAGGTCCTACTCTTCTCTCAGATGACGAGGATGTTGGATATTATTCAGGACTATCTCGGATACAGAGGTGAGCTGTCATTACTACGTGCACACATGCACTTTACTCCAATTCATAAAACAATAACACTGCAGGAGTGGTGGATAagagaggtctaattgaatgaaaaaatcaattcTCAGCAGAAATCAATTGCTGTGTTTGGGTGATTGTCTTCGGGAAGACTAATATTTGACATGTAGAGTCTTTCCtttctttgaaatttgaaatcctcTTTCAGGTTATAGCTATGAGCGTCTTGATGGATCGGTCCGTGGAGAGGAGAGGTTTCTTGCTGTCAAGAACTTCAACGAGATGGATGAAACATTCATCTTCTTGCTTAGCACAAAAGCTGGTGGCGTTGGTCTCAATCTGACCGGGGCCGATACAGTGATATTTGTCGATAGTGATTTTAACCCACAGAATGATCTGCAGGCTGCTGCTAGGGCACATAGGATTGGACAGACCAGGTATCTATTCATCAAAACAGTCTTGACAGTTGGAAAATGTGAAAGCCTCTATATCTTGTGCTCGTCACCAAAGAAGTGGTCTTTTAGGCGACTGAACCATCGTTTGCTCTGCTTTAGTTTTTAATGTTGAATGTATTACTTACAGACCTGTCAAGGTAATCCGCCTAATCGGACGCAGTACAGTCGAGGAGATCGTATTCAGGCGTGCCGAAGCGAAGCTGAAACTCACCAACACCGTCATAGAGGGCGGTCAGTTTTCTCTGATGCCCAGCAAGGAAGCTAGAGACAAATTCATCGCAGAAAACAACCTTCAGTTAcaagatattttgaaatatggCGTTGATCGATTGTTTGAAGCAAAGAATGACACCGATATTGATTTTAAGGCAATCTTAGGGCCGAGTCTTGCTGGGGAGTGGCAGTTGGAGGAGGGACCACCAGATGCTGCAACACAGGAACCTGTGAGTTTCAACAACTTTTGTTTATAGATAGAAAAGTGTTTTGACAGATAACCAAGTCGTATAGATTTCGTTTCTTTAATGCTGGATAGCAATTTTCATGAGATAAGAACACCTGAGGGCATATGTGACCAGTGCTAATATTACATGATGGCAAAAGCAGCtcaaaacgtcctcttcttcacATACGTGTACGTCAAATACGCTGTTTGTTGTTAATATAGTTTTGATAGGGTTGTTGTAAAACTTATGTTATGTATTTCATGATGGCAGGAGTTGGTTGAGCCTGATGAGAGTGTGGAGAATATGTACGTCTTTGAAGGGAAGGACTATAAAACAGAACCAAGTGCTGGTGATCAGAAAGCTTTTGATGATCTCTTGGCTGGTGAGTGTGTCAGTGTTGACAAGAATCCACATCAGGTCATTCAAGATGATTAACCAAAAGCTGTGGGCAGGAATGAGGAAAACTTGAGTATTGCCTCTTTCTTAAAAGCATATGCAGACTGAAACATAGTTTAATGCAATCTAATTATAAATAAGAAGAAACCTGAAGTGTGTTCCAGTGATGTTGGGGCTATGCCAGTATTTTGGAGTTGAAAATTGAGTGGTGAAAGTGATTTCTTGATTCATTCCATTCCAGCTGAAAGAGCACTGCTAGAGGAGGCATCAACTGAGGACAGAAGCACCCGCAAGAATCGTGGAACGAGGGCTCCGATTTTGTTACCTGAATTGCCAAAGTTACCTAAGAAGCCAAAGAAACAACTCACACCTGAAGAACTTGAGGAGCGAAAGAAAAAGGTATGTGCTTGTGTCTGAAAAGGCTTATAAAGTGAAACAGTCATGCAGTTGTGACTAGCACGAACCTTGAGAAATCGGACGTCTGCTCGTAATTTTATGTTTCCCTATGCCACTGTTATGATCTGCGTCCGAGTCCAAGAGGAATTAAGCTTGTGACCAGTTTCGTGTCGAAGTTGATTTGTTATGCAATGGCTTTTAAACAAGATTACGAATGGGGGGTATCATTTCATTTACCCCTGAATGTCTCTGTCTCTATTCCAGAAAGAAGAAGCTGCTGCAAAGCGTAAGCAGGCAGCCGAGAGAAGGGCCagagaagaggaagaggaagaagtaAGAAGAGCCCAGGAACAGAAGAAAAAACGGTATGTGAAGTGGCCAATACTGAGAGCACATAAGTAATGTGCATAGAGTGTGACATTCAAAACTAGAAATAGTAATTCACTTGAGGATTGGGAAAGGAATCAGACATAAGTAGGCAAACCTCAGGTTGGTGTCTTCTGCACTCACTGCTCTCACCTTTAAACTGATGAATGTTCACTCCTCATATGATTTTTACTTTTTgtttcagtgataagctttggGCGGAGAATGACTATGAGACATGCAACATCTGGCTGGAAAGTGATGAGGACAGTGGCAGTACtgacattgaagaagaagacgaagataATGATGTTGGTCCGAGGCAGATCAATTATGTGATGGGGGATGTCACTTATCCGAAAGAAAAACATACCAAGGATAAAGATGCTGTGATTGTACACTGTGTTGGTGAGTAGATttgaaatgaaaaggccaggaaATGTAAGAACAAGAGCTAAGGAGTGCACATTAGGCACTACTCTTGGTAATTTCGGGTCAGTTGTAATGAGTGGCACTGGCTGAGCTTGGAACCCAAGACCTTCAGACCGTGCAACTATGAGCAATTCTCAAAGTATAAGGGTTGATTTAGATTTACAAACATGTAACATTACAACTTCTGTATTCGCAGATGACTCGGGAAAGTGGGGACGTGGCGGTCTCTTCACTGCTCTATCAACGCGATCTCTGGAGCCAGAGGAACAGTATGAGAAAGCTGGTAAAATGAGAGACCTTGCACTGGGCGATGTGCATCTGGTCAGCATTGATGATATAGAGGCAAGAACAACAGGAAAAGACTATGTAAGTGTAGCCTGGCTGGGCTATTTAGAGTAAATTTTAAAAGTTTATATTTTATTACACAGTAATGTAATAATTAATGCCATCAGAAAGAGCTGGTCAGGACTGAGGTATCTTAGGTTAGGTTACTTGACTTAactgcaacatgatggtttaagccatcaaaagtgTGTTTGACCTACGCCATCTGTCTCTGGCAGCTGCCATCAAGTCTTTACCAAGACCAGCCTCAGCACCATCTCACATCACTGCATCCCGCCATGTTAGTTGTTTGTAACAATCTGACTAAGTGAGACAATATTTACATTTTAGTGTGCGCTGATAGTAGCCCAGCACCGTGATAGAAAGAACAATCTCTCTGGTATAAAGTTATCAGCACTGACGTACGGTCTTAAGAGAATATACAAGTTTGCTTCGAAAAAGAGAGGTGAGGTCACAAAATGTTCTCTGGCTTtctgtattgtacatgtaagtctGGTCTGTTCCAAACTTTGGTTTGTGTGGCCAGGATGATTTCCATTTTTAAAGGACAACATCATTCTAGAAGTTGTACCAGATAGAAAATTCGAACCgtttcacaattatctatttgCAGTACCGATCCATGACAGGGGTTGATGGGGTCTGGACCCCCTGCTTAAGATAACCAATCATTTCTGAATTGGAGTACTgtagatttcaaattttgaagttgtttttattttcagcGACTGTGCACTTGCCCAGGATTGGCCACAACACACCAGGCTTCAACTGGTATGGGACCGAGCGACTCATCAGGAAATACCTGGTCTCCAAAGGAATTCCCACATACGTGTATCCTTTCAAAAAGTAGATATCAGGAAGATACTGGTAGTATTACATTACCATTGCATGTTCCATGTGCCAAGCTCATACTATTTTGTTTCACTATTCTTTGCTACTTGTGGTATCTTTCCTCACAATTTCAATCCATTCGTTTCATATTTCACTAGTTACCATGTTTATATTGAGACCTGCGATATTGGGGTCTTGTTTTAGACATCTGGCAATCCCAATCATGATTTTAGTGCCAGCATACCTTAACTGATTAAACACAGCTATTATTTCCCGAGGCGTCATGCTGCAAAACGAAGAAAGAGCTCTGATGACGAACAGTCTCgaaaagtgaaaaagaaaagaaaagttaCACCAGATCCTGAAACCTCCGACCGCAGTACACCAGAACTTCCAGATGCTCCGGTAGCATCTACCTCTGGGCTTGTGAGGACATCGACTCTAGCTGATGAGTCTCTGCCTAATTTCTTAGAAGGGGTCAATATACACTTTTACAACATAGCCCCGGAGACCTGTAAACGGTTGACGCGGTACATCATGGCATATCCTTTTTAAGTGATAATAACGACTAAAGCTATTTCCTAGATGTCCTTATTTGTTCAGTAATGAGAAAAGTAGCCCAACTACTAGTATGTTATCAAGGAGAAGATTGTGTGACCTGGTCCTATATCAACTTCCATCCAAATATTCCAGAGAGAAAATTCTTGGAAGGAATATTCCATTGCTCTAATCAGTGCATTTGGGTTTGTCTGTTAGCTACCATTGGTGGATTTGGGTGTGATGGCAATTGTTTTCCTTAACCTGTTCACCTATGACGGCGACATCCATCGGACCGTCGAGGACACCACAACATTCATCCTGGTGGACGATCTCACTGATGAAGACAAAGATGTACGTAAAGATTTCAGACAGTTGTATTGCTATCACTCTTTACGCTACAAGaatattttgttgttatttaaaaaaaattattgttcATCCTTTTTCCAGGACCTCCATGATATAAACTCTGAATTCAAAGATGCCAAAATTCTAAAACTGCAATGGTTAGAGGACTGCGTGAAAGAGATGAAGAAAATCGAACCAAGTGGATACATTCTATCATCAGGATGAGCCAATAACATAAGTTGAACTGAACTAGGGTCAGTGAGGACAATTCCAGCCACCTAGAACATTCTCTATAACCTGTTCACTTTTTTGCTTGCAGTGGTCTTCGTTGCAATATTCTGTTAGCTTTTAACTGCTTCACAATACAAAATCTGTATAATTTTGTTGTATGATGTCAACTCTGCATTAACTTCCACAAGAGTATATTAGGCAAAAGAGCTTTGCTGTGCCATGCATTTTAGTATTCACCTTTGTAATTACCATAATGCCAACATTAGATACTTGAGTATTTAGATTGTAGATTATATATTCGAGAGTTTCTATTAAAATCATAGAGAGATTTTTTAACAATAAAAGTACCGTAATTCATTTTTGAATGCATTGTTCAGTCAATTTTTTGGCCAACGGAATAAAAGATGGAACAGGTATagcaattacatgtagattgttGTAAAGCTAGGTACAGACCACGTCCTCATAAGACCAACTTGTGTTGAGTGGCACCACAATAGCAAATAGTCTCTCAGTGCATCCATTACAACTGAGGTCAGAATCATATGCCCACGATTGAAGGAACAAGAAGTTGCAGCTACATTTCCACAGCCCACGATGTTTGCACAGGGGTAGGCCACTTTAGCTGAACTTTTTGTAAATCCTGCTATCATTCATGTATGTTTACAAGTACATAAAAGTGATATAATAATGGTAAAGTCTTATGTCAAGTTATGAGATTCGATACAGTAACCCTCAGTGCGTTACTTGACCGTCTATGCAGTCGGATTCAGAAGTGTTTTGGTATATAAGGTACGAACGGTTATGCTTCTAGAGTAATTTGTGGGATAAAGTGGAGTGGATAGAC of Lineus longissimus chromosome 17, tnLinLong1.2, whole genome shotgun sequence contains these proteins:
- the LOC135501610 gene encoding chromodomain-helicase-DNA-binding protein 1-like is translated as MEKLRRKLTEIDEKIHDFSDLTADELVDHGLKDITLRPYQLDGVNWLVQRYHRDHGCILGDEMGLGKTCQTIAFLVYLHGSKQSTGPHMILCPLSVIANWQTEVAKFAPCLNLVTYLGDKDSRAELRHKIKKRKRQDGVFHFNILLTTYEICLKDEEFLQKIKWHTLVVDEAHRLKNQKSLLYQTLLQFEIDHHLLLTGTPVQNNLKELYSLLAFCANVVFKVRYEEEFVQTFTDASEKGVSELHDLLKPFLLRRIKAEVVKDLPFKSEVLLYHGLSDLQKKYYKAILTKDLEAFDNDSTSHPVNRTSLMNILMQLRKCVNHPYLFDGVEPEPFELGEHLVDASAKLITIDRLLAFLKPRGHKVLLFSQMTRMLDIIQDYLGYRGYSYERLDGSVRGEERFLAVKNFNEMDETFIFLLSTKAGGVGLNLTGADTVIFVDSDFNPQNDLQAAARAHRIGQTRPVKVIRLIGRSTVEEIVFRRAEAKLKLTNTVIEGGQFSLMPSKEARDKFIAENNLQLQDILKYGVDRLFEAKNDTDIDFKAILGPSLAGEWQLEEGPPDAATQEPELVEPDESVENMYVFEGKDYKTEPSAGDQKAFDDLLAAERALLEEASTEDRSTRKNRGTRAPILLPELPKLPKKPKKQLTPEELEERKKKKEEAAAKRKQAAERRAREEEEEEVRRAQEQKKKRDKLWAENDYETCNIWLESDEDSGSTDIEEEDEDNDVGPRQINYVMGDVTYPKEKHTKDKDAVIVHCVDDSGKWGRGGLFTALSTRSLEPEEQYEKAGKMRDLALGDVHLVSIDDIEARTTGKDYCALIVAQHRDRKNNLSGIKLSALTYGLKRIYKFASKKRATVHLPRIGHNTPGFNWYGTERLIRKYLVSKGIPTYVYYFPRRHAAKRRKSSDDEQSRKVKKKRKVTPDPETSDRSTPELPDAPVASTSGLVRTSTLADESLPNFLEGVNIHFYNIAPETCKRLTRYIMAYDGDIHRTVEDTTTFILVDDLTDEDKDDLHDINSEFKDAKILKLQWLEDCVKEMKKIEPSGYILSSG
- the LOC135501228 gene encoding uncharacterized protein LOC135501228, which codes for MVTGIFSAFCFLMLHVFVVGSTSATFPDGYTEARNARTYDRFFGKEKLKLWVIWTDLDGKDFYFDYPVEKDGVPKWQDRDKVYNRTFPCGSSGVRFLHEGGKEVFAVHPDCSICMAFFAYLRPAMYQPHGLKVELRCYIEDREAPTAASSMDRSYITCDSYKHVPAWILYFIMPVLIMLTNYTLQCNTCIMVE